Proteins from one Camelina sativa cultivar DH55 chromosome 8, Cs, whole genome shotgun sequence genomic window:
- the LOC109126021 gene encoding uncharacterized protein LOC109126021, giving the protein MALYFPILLSYHPHHFASLLSLSLSLSLSLNRPFSLCYIVPPPPQSLSLKMKTSSSSFVFLLVVIILSSSVLASTEMKVGLEDYNFPVDPSPTTKASIKPGPIEHGSPLNPYIPKPPSSSPPPQAQGGG; this is encoded by the exons ATGGCCCTTTATTTCCCAATATTACTATCCTATCATCCACATCATTTTGCAagtttgctctctctctctctctctctctctctctctttaaatagacctttctctctttgttacatagttcctcctcctcctcaatctctctctttaaagATGAAGACATCATCATCAAGCTTTGTCTTCCTTTTGGTTGTAATCATCCTAAGCTCCTCAGTACTAGCTTCTACTG AAATGAAAGTGGGTTTGGAGGATTACAATTTCCCGGTGGATCCATCTCCAACCACAAAAGCTTCGATCAAACCAGGTCCTATTGAGCACGGAAGCCCTCTCAATCCTTACATTCCAAagcctccttcttcttctcctcccccACAAGCTCAAGGCGGTGGATAA
- the LOC104708949 gene encoding probable serine/threonine-protein kinase At5g41260: MGCICFKSWCRSSSSPSISSTVINDLENVRDDDDDGGGHYPLIFREFSFEQLRIATDGFSSGNIVSEHNDSVPNIVYKGKLGDGRRIAVKRFQRLSWPDPFEFINEAQAVGRLRSDHLANLIGCCYDDNERLLVAEYMPNGTLAKHLFHWEKRPMKWEMRLKVALHTARALEYCNDKGIDLYHDLNPYRVMFDKRGNPKLSCFGLMKNSHEGKNYSTNLAFAPPEYLRLGTLIPESVTFSFGTLLLDLMSGRHIPPNHALDLFRGKNYLVLMDSALDGQFSDEDRTELIHIASRCLKTEPEERPGIKFLKATLSRLQKRAKLWPINVKRPISPPSNNLPEKTKPRTESLKLTPFGNACSRADQSTIHELLEKLGYEEDNAVGNEFSFQMWTGEMQENMDYKKHGDVAFRAKDFDTAIEFYTEFMSGAPTVSPTVLARRCLCYLMTEMFSEALSDAMQAQVASPEWPIPLYLQAACLFKLEMEAEAKEALRHGSALEAY, from the exons ATGGGATGCATTTGCTTCAAGTCTTGGTgccgatcatcttcttcaccgtCGATTTCATCAACGGTCATCAACGATCTCGAAAACGTCAGAGACGATGACGACGACGGCGGGGGACATTATCCTTTGATATTCCGAGAGTTCAGTTTCGAGCAGCTTAGAATCGCCACCGACGGTTTCTCCTCCGGAAACATCGTTTCAGAGCACAACGATTCCGTACCAAACATCGTCTACAAAGGAAAGCTCGGCGACGGTCGTCGGATCGCCGTCAAACGGTTTCAAAGACTTTCTTGGCCTGATCCTTTCGAATTCATC aatGAAGCACAAGCTGTTGGGAGATTGAGGAGTGACCATTTAGCGAATTTGATCGGTTGTTGTTATGATGATAACGAGAGGTTGCTTGTTGCCGAGTACATGCCTAATGGAACATTAGCAAAACATCTTTTTCACT GGGAGAAAAGACCGATGAAATGGGAAATGAGGTTAAAAGTTGCCCTGCATACCGCAAGAGCCTTGGAGTATTGTAATGATAAAGGAATCGATTTATACCATGATCTTAATCCTTACAGGGTTATGTTTGATAAG AGAGGGAATCCTAAGCTTTCTTGCTTTGGTCTCATGAAGAATAGCCATGAAGGGAAAAATTATAGCACCAACTTAGCTTTTGCTCCTCCTGAATATTTGCGCTTAG GTACTTTGATACCGGAGAGCGTCACATTTAGCTTTGGAACCTTGTTATTGGATCTTATGAGCGGCAGACATATTCCTCCAAACCAT GCACTTGATTTGTTCCGAGGCAAAAACTATTTGGTGCTAATGGATTCAGCTTTGGATGGTCAGTTCTCTGATGAAGATAGAACAGAACTAATACACATAGCTTCTAGATGTTTGAAGACTGAACCTGAAGAAAGGCCAGGTATAAAGTTTCTTAAGGCGACTCTTTCTAGACTTCAGAAACGAGCCAAGTTATGGCCTATTAATGTCAAAAGACCCATTTCG CCTCCATCAAACAATCTGCCTGAAAAGACTAAACCTAGAACAGAGTCATTGAAGTTGACTCCTTTTGGAAATGCATGTTCGAGAGCGGATCAAAGTACTATACACGAACTACTAGAGAAGCTCGGGTATGAAGAAGACAATGCGGTCGGAAACGAG TTTTCATTCCAAATGTGGACGGGCGAAATGCAAGAGAATATGGACTACAAGAAGCATGGAGATGTCGCATTCCGTGCCAAAGATTTTGATACCGCCATTGAATTCTACACAGAG ttcatgagTGGAGCTCCTACGGTGTCACCAACAGTATTGGCAAGAAGGTGTCTTTGTTACCTAATGACTGAAATGTTCAGCGAGGCTCTAAGCGATGCGATGCAAGCGCAAGTAGCTTCACCGGAATGGCCAATCCCTCTTTACTTACAAGCGGCTTGTCTCTTCAAGCTCGAGATGGAAGCTGAAGCTAAAGAAGCACTTAGACATGGTTCTGCTCTTGAGGCTTATTAg
- the LOC104708950 gene encoding uncharacterized protein LOC104708950, whose protein sequence is MSSFQNSHIDLEIISGDRHYRRSDVSGEEDSSSCDYDYDFHSAVRSFCGEFETADDDDLGGDETYSDSEASRSAGGSPEKDCRICHLGLESNRHECGDPMVLGCSCKDDLGYVHKQCADTWFKIKGNKTCEICRCIAQNFSKVANEIDQTLTTVETNVDDVEAGNISTVVATSDSDDRRFWRGNRFLNFLLTCMVCAFVISWFFHFNLPSQQ, encoded by the exons ATGTCATCCTTCCAAAACTCTCACATTGATTTGGAAATTATTTCCGGCGACCGTCATTACCGTCGGAGTGACGTCAGCGGAGAAGAAGACAGTTCTTCTTGTGATTACGACTACGATTTCCACTCGGCTGTTCGTAGCTTTTGCGGCGAGTTTGAGACTGCTGATGACGATGACTTGGGTGGTGATGAAACATATTCCGATTCAGAAGCCTCTCGATCAGCCGGAGGGTCTCCAGAGAAAGATTGCAGGATTTGCCACTTGGGTTTAGAGAGCAATCGCCATGAATGTGGGGATCCAATGGTTCTTGGATGTTCTTGTAAAGATGATTTGGGTTATGTTCATAAGCAATGTGCCGATACTTGGTTCAAGATCAAGGGTAATAA GACTTGCGAGATTTGTCGTTGCATAGCTCAAAACTTCTCTAAAGTTGCCAATGAGATTGATCAAACATTAACAACGGTTGAAACCAATGTGGATGACGTGGAAGCTGGTAACATATCAACCGTGGTGGCTACAAGTGATTCCGATGACCGGAGATTCTGGAGAGGAAATAGATTCCTTAATTTCCTTTTAACATGTATGGTATGTGCATTTGTAATCTCATGGTTCTTTCACTTTAACTTGCCTTCACAACAATGA